Sequence from the Deltaproteobacteria bacterium genome:
CATCCCCAGGTCTGAATCCAAATTGGCCCAAGTCGGGCTTCGAGTTCCAGGGAGAATCAGGATATAATTTTAGCTCGATTCCTGTGGTTAGCAGAGCGGCCACCACAATTTGGCAGAAATAGCTTGGTATCCACAGGCGCTGCCAACCGCGGTGAGCCTGGCCAAACCTTATCAAGGTCTGTAAGGCCTGCCGGCCAGAACCATAAGACGAATACTTTTGCCCCCAAGGCTTAGGTGAGTCAGATCTGGGCCAGGATAACATCAAGTGAAACTCTGAGCCCTGCTCCCATCTATCAGAGGGGAAAAGCATATGCTGGGTATGAAGAAACTTGCGCTCCATTACATAATCATTACCCTTTAAGACGCCTTTTGCCACTCCTCCTGGCCAGCAGGGAGGCCGTTTTTTCCTATTTCCAGGGAAACTGCTGGCAACCACATCATGGCCATATTTGCCAAGCCCTATCATTGCAATGGCTTAGCTGAGCTTTTCCCTTGACTTTCAATTGTTGGGCATTGAATTATGGAGGCAGTCGGACGTCTCAGCCGGCCGTAGCCTGAGGCCGGTAATTCTAAAGCAGTGTGATTAAGATACACTTCATCCCAATACCGTAGGACAATTCCTAATTTTACCTGTGGCTGTTCCAGTTCCTCCTGAAAGATTAAATCGCGGATGGCCATTTCCGGTTCATTAAAGCCCATGACGGCTCGCATTATAGTGGTAGAGGAGCAGCGGGGGTTTATCTCGAAAATCGAGAGACAGCCTTTGTGCCGCCTTAGTTGGAAATTACAGGGACCAAGCGGCCTTAACTTGCCGGCTACTTTTTCGCAGTAGTCAGAGATTTCCGGATAATCAGCAAAGATGGCGCGGTAAGTTAATCCCGCCGTCAATTCCCGCTTGCTGACAATGCTACCGACCACTCTGCCCTTACGGTCGACATAGATTCCCACCGTATATTCCTCTTTTTCCTCAGGGAGCCACTCTTGGACGACTGCATCTTCTAAATATTGTTGGAAGAATTTGAGCTCATGCTGATTGCGGACCAAGACCGTGCCTTTAGAACCGGAGGCGCGCCTCGGCTTGAGGAAAAGCGGGAAACCGAACTTGTTGACCAAGGCCTTGACCCCGTGTTCATCACTGGCAAGGGTAGTTTCAGGGCAAAGGAAACCGTGACGGGTAAGGAGCTCGGTCATCTGCCATTTGTCCATACATGCGGTCATGATCTCCGGGGCACTGATCACGAAACAGGTACGAGTATAGTTCTCAACCACATCAAGATGATTGGTTAAAAATCGAAGTTCAGGTTCTGACCCAATGAAGGCAATATCAATTTTTTCATCCTCGCATAGGCTTACCAATTTATCCATATAAGTGGGATCAGATGCCGGGGGCACAATATATGCCTCATCAGACAAGAAAAAACCAGCCGAAAGGGGGTTCATGTCGGTCGAGATGAGGCGTATAGCCAATGACGATTGTCGCAAGGCCTTAACAATTGTAACCCCACCGGGTGAACCAACCCCGGTCACTAAAACTGTTACTTTTTTTGTATGCATAACTGACCAACCAGCAGTCGATTTATATCCCCGAGATGTTCCACTTTGTGGGCATCAGATCCCAGGGTTACTCTCGCCCCGTGTTGAGCACATAACTCCAACAACTCTTTCCAGATTGCTTGATGGTACCTGGAGTTGATCTCAAATGCGACTCCTCGTTGAGCCGCTTTTTGTATAACTCGCGCGAAATCCTCTAGGGGGAATAGTCCGAATTTTTTGAGGTATACGCCGCCTACGTGACCTATCACCGACACTTGAGGATTTTCTAAAATCGCTAAAGTCGCCTCTAACTCCAGATGGCGCGCCTTGTCCGGGGTAATTTCCTTGGAATAGTTTGCAACATTTGTACCTACTCCGGGATAACGGTGCACCACTCCCATGACAAAGTCCACCGAAGCAGCATAATGTTCTGGAAAATTTAATCTACCCTGGAAGTCAATTACTCTGGCCTCAACACCTTTAAAGATCTTTATGTCGGGAAAGACCTCCCGACATCGATCAACTTCCTTTAGAAAAGCCAGGAACCAGCCATTAAGCCTGGCCTCATCAAGGGTCACATGTTCTGGGAAGGCGATAGCGCTCAATCCCTGTTCCACTGCTGACCGGACGTAGCTTTCCAAATTATCTTCGCCATCCGTGAAAACCGTATGTAGATGAAAATCGACCGCGGGAATGTCTCCGGCCAGTATTGCAGCCGGTGAAAAACTGGGAATATTTTTTATAAACTTTGACATCAATCTAGCAAACTCCTCTTTGGATGTGTTAAACTTTGGACATTTTAGTTCAGAAATCTTCCACTTCAGTCACATTCTGATTCATCCTCACTCCTTGACGCCTCAGTACCATGGGAATAGTACTAAAAATTATCTTAAGATCTAGCATCAAGGACCAATGCTCGACATACCAAACATCATAAATAAATCTTTGTGACCAGGGGATGTCATTGCGACCGTTTATCTGTGCCCAACCGGTAATTCCGGGTTTGACCGCCAAACGTTTTTTTTGAAAGTCGTTGTAACGTTCTGCCTGATAGGGCAAGGTAGCGCGGGGACCGACAAGACTCATCTCTCCTTTAATAATATTGAAAAGCTGGGGGAGCTCATCTAAGCTTAAGTACCTGAGAACCTTTCCGACCCAGGTAATCCGGGGGTCGTTTTCAATAAAGCTGTAACATGGCCCGATAAACTCTGCGTTACAGACCATTGTCCGGAATTTCCACACTCTGAAAATCTGACCATTCTGACCCACCCGTTCCTGGCGGAAAAAGACCGGTCCGGGAGAGTCAAGGCGAATTAGTATAGAAATCAATATGAATAATGGGCTGGAAACCATTAAGCCAATGAAAGCGAGGCTTAGATCGAGCCATCTTTTAAACTTCCACGTTATAGCGTGCTGGGACTTCATCTCAAGATTACCCGCAATGACTCCGCCACTTTTGCAACCGTGTCGATCTCCATATGGGAATACAGGGGTAACGCCAGTCCTTGGGCGGCCGCGGTTTCAGTTATCGGAAGCTTCCCGAGATATGACCCCCCAATTTCCTGATAAACTTTTTGTTGATGTAAGGCCGGATAGAAATATTTCTTGGCCTGGATGCCTTGTTTTTTAAGGTAGTCATAAACTTCGTCTCGGGAATACCGTGCTTCCTGGGCATTAATAAATAGGGTAAAATAATTCCACGAGGACTGAAAGTTAGCGGGAATTGTCTGGTAAGACACCCCTGCTAGTTCTCCTAAGGTTTTTTTGTAAGCCTGGATGAGTTCCTGCCTACGCCGCACCAACTCATCCAGGTGGGTGAAATTATAGCGAGCGACAATGGCATTGATCTCGGGGATTCGGGCTGAAAGTCCCAGCCAGGCAATATCCTCCCCATCAGCGGTCTTGCCATAGTCTCGCATCCGGCGCAGCTTCTGCGCTAGTCTATCGTTACGAGTAGTTATCAACCCTCCTTCCATGGCACTGACTACCTTGGTCGGACTGAGGGAAAAGACCTCGGCGTCACCAAACCCTCCGGCATAATGCCAGGTATTATGGTCTCCCTGATATCTCGAGCCTAACCCCTGGGCCGAGTCATACAGCAAGGCTAGGTGGTTATCTTGGGCTAACTGTGCAAAGGCCTCATAATTTGGCGGACAGCCAAAGACATTGACCGGCATCACTGCGGCGGTGCGAGGGGTGATAGCGTTGGCCACAGCCTCAGGATCAAGGGTGCAAACTCCAGGAGTAATCTCTGCAAAAACCGGGATAAGACCATTCCATATCACCGCCAGCGCGGTGGCGGTCCAGCTGAAGGCCGGCAGGATAACCTCGCCCTTCAGTTCCATGGCACGCATGACCAGCATTAAGCCAGCCGTACAAGATTGGACCATGATAGTGTGCGGCACTTCCAGCTTCTCTTCTACCACCATTTCAAATTGCCGGGTGAACGTCCCCGTGGTAACCTGCCCGCTTTCCCATGCCTGACGGAACTCGTGAACCACTTCGTCGAAATTATGTAGAGTCGGAAAGACGATGGGGATTGTAGATTTAGCTTTAAGCAATTTTATTTATCCCTCCCATTAAGTTGTCGCTTCGCATATACCGAGCCAAAGTAAACATTATTTAATAAAATAGCCTACAATTTTTTATTTTTTCCTGAACTCCATAACCCAGAAGGTTCGCTGCCAGACCCAATCAACCTGGAAACCTTCTATTCCCGCTGGCACCTGCTCCACGGGCGGCTTATATGCAAAGACCGGGCTTAGATTCAAGATCCATTTACCCAACCAAGTCTTTTCCTTACCTGGGGCTAGCCCTTCATCGCTGATGACTATTTTGGCTCCCGGCTTGGCCACCCGATGCATTTCTGAAATGGCGCGCTTTTGGTCCGCGATTACGTCCATGGCCCCCATGTGTAAGACCGCATCAAAGGTCGCAGTGCGGTATGGTAAATAGGAAGCATTACCCTGGACTAGTTCAACCTGAATTCCCCTACGCCGCATTTTTGAATGTGCCACCTTGAGGCTCTCAGAGGAGAGGTCCATGCCATCCAGTTGTGCATCTGGGCCGATCTGTTTGGCGATAATCGCCAGGTTCTGCCCGGTCCCCACACCAGTTTCCAGGACCGTATCATTTTTTTTAAGTTCCAATCGATCAATAATTTGCTTCCGAGCCCGGGTTTCCCATAAAGCAAACTCCCAGATGCCGAGACCAAAAAATCTAATGGCATCAGGAAATTTGAAGTTTAGCAAAGAGCCGAATCCGGCTTCGGACGGACATCGCCCTTTATGGCTGACGAGCTTGCCCAGGGCTTCTAAAAATCCTCGGACATTGGCCAAACTAAGGTTCGATCCATGGCTGGAATCTTCGCGTCGGTCATACATTGACTGGCTTTGGAGATCTAAATCCGCAAGCGATTCTGGAAAGGTAAGATCAGGCAAGCCGTCTTTGATCTCAAAATGCCGGTTACAGGAGAGGCACTCCAGCACACCATGCACTATTTCATAACAATCCTGCTCTGTAACTTTTAACCTAAGCCGGTTATTGCAGGCCGGGCATCCGAGGTAATCTATTGAGTTAATATGCATAGTAATCCTTATAACACGGTTATTAAAGCTTCTTGGCGGGTACACCTATAACTGTAATTCCGGGCTTAACATTGGCGAACACTGCGCTACCGGCACTAACTTTGGCAAACTCTCCCACCTTAATATGAGGAATAATACAGCCATGACTGCCCACTTCCACTCCCCTACCTAATTTCACAAAGCCACTGATGCTAATGTGCGTATGAAAAGTACAACCATCACCGACAATGACATCGTGTCCAATGGAGGTAAAAACGTTGATAGTAACGAAATCTCCGATTTTATTATTATTGCCAATGAGGGCATAAGG
This genomic interval carries:
- a CDS encoding PHP domain-containing protein, encoding MSKFIKNIPSFSPAAILAGDIPAVDFHLHTVFTDGEDNLESYVRSAVEQGLSAIAFPEHVTLDEARLNGWFLAFLKEVDRCREVFPDIKIFKGVEARVIDFQGRLNFPEHYAASVDFVMGVVHRYPGVGTNVANYSKEITPDKARHLELEATLAILENPQVSVIGHVGGVYLKKFGLFPLEDFARVIQKAAQRGVAFEINSRYHQAIWKELLELCAQHGARVTLGSDAHKVEHLGDINRLLVGQLCIQKK
- a CDS encoding sugar transferase, which codes for MKSQHAITWKFKRWLDLSLAFIGLMVSSPLFILISILIRLDSPGPVFFRQERVGQNGQIFRVWKFRTMVCNAEFIGPCYSFIENDPRITWVGKVLRYLSLDELPQLFNIIKGEMSLVGPRATLPYQAERYNDFQKKRLAVKPGITGWAQINGRNDIPWSQRFIYDVWYVEHWSLMLDLKIIFSTIPMVLRRQGVRMNQNVTEVEDF
- a CDS encoding ATP-grasp domain-containing protein, producing the protein MHTKKVTVLVTGVGSPGGVTIVKALRQSSLAIRLISTDMNPLSAGFFLSDEAYIVPPASDPTYMDKLVSLCEDEKIDIAFIGSEPELRFLTNHLDVVENYTRTCFVISAPEIMTACMDKWQMTELLTRHGFLCPETTLASDEHGVKALVNKFGFPLFLKPRRASGSKGTVLVRNQHELKFFQQYLEDAVVQEWLPEEKEEYTVGIYVDRKGRVVGSIVSKRELTAGLTYRAIFADYPEISDYCEKVAGKLRPLGPCNFQLRRHKGCLSIFEINPRCSSTTIMRAVMGFNEPEMAIRDLIFQEELEQPQVKLGIVLRYWDEVYLNHTALELPASGYGRLRRPTASIIQCPTIESQGKSSAKPLQ
- a CDS encoding methyltransferase domain-containing protein, producing the protein MHINSIDYLGCPACNNRLRLKVTEQDCYEIVHGVLECLSCNRHFEIKDGLPDLTFPESLADLDLQSQSMYDRREDSSHGSNLSLANVRGFLEALGKLVSHKGRCPSEAGFGSLLNFKFPDAIRFFGLGIWEFALWETRARKQIIDRLELKKNDTVLETGVGTGQNLAIIAKQIGPDAQLDGMDLSSESLKVAHSKMRRRGIQVELVQGNASYLPYRTATFDAVLHMGAMDVIADQKRAISEMHRVAKPGAKIVISDEGLAPGKEKTWLGKWILNLSPVFAYKPPVEQVPAGIEGFQVDWVWQRTFWVMEFRKK
- a CDS encoding DegT/DnrJ/EryC1/StrS family aminotransferase → MLKAKSTIPIVFPTLHNFDEVVHEFRQAWESGQVTTGTFTRQFEMVVEEKLEVPHTIMVQSCTAGLMLVMRAMELKGEVILPAFSWTATALAVIWNGLIPVFAEITPGVCTLDPEAVANAITPRTAAVMPVNVFGCPPNYEAFAQLAQDNHLALLYDSAQGLGSRYQGDHNTWHYAGGFGDAEVFSLSPTKVVSAMEGGLITTRNDRLAQKLRRMRDYGKTADGEDIAWLGLSARIPEINAIVARYNFTHLDELVRRRQELIQAYKKTLGELAGVSYQTIPANFQSSWNYFTLFINAQEARYSRDEVYDYLKKQGIQAKKYFYPALHQQKVYQEIGGSYLGKLPITETAAAQGLALPLYSHMEIDTVAKVAESLRVILR